CTCGCGCTCGCGTTCGCGCTCTGTTACGCGGAACTGAGCGCCGCGCATCGCAGCGCGGGCGGCGAATACGTGATGGCCAAGCGCGTGTTCGGCACGTTGCCCGGCTACCTGACCTTCATCACGGTGCTGTCCGTCAGCGTGTTCATTCCGGCCGTGCTCGCGAGCGGCGCCGCGCCGTACCTGAACAACGCGCTCGGCACGCACTTCGGCAACCAGTCGGTCGCGCTGACGATCGTGCTGCTCAGCTATCTGCTCGGCATGTTGAACATCAAGACGAACGCGTGGATCACCGGCGCGTTCCTGGTCGTCGAAATCGGCGTGCTGATGCTGATCGCGGGGCTCGGCTTCGGGTCGCCGCATCGCGGCGCCGAAGTGCTGATCGCCCCGGTCGTCGCAAGCGGCAATGCCCTCGTGCCGGCGACGCTCGCGGCCATCGTGCCCGCCATCGGCACCGCGATCTTCTGCTACAACGGCTTCGGCTCGGCCGCCTATCTCGCGGAAGACCTGCGCGGCGGCAACCGCAACGTCGCGAAGGCGGTGATCTATTCGCTGCTCGTGATCCTCGTCGTCGAACTGGTGCCGCTCACCGCGATCGTGCTGGGTGCGCCGTCGCTGACGGAGCTGACCAAAAGCGCCGATCCGATCGGCTATGTCGTGCGCTCGCTGAGCAATCCGGCCGTGTCGCGTGTGGTCAGCGGCGGGATCTTCCTGTCGGTGTTCAACGCGATCATCGCGATCGTGATCACGATGGGCCGCCTGCTGTACAGCAGCGGCCGGCATGCGCTCTGGTCGCGCACCTGCAACCGCGCGTTCTCGACGATCCATCCGCGCCTCGAATCGCCGTGGCTCGCGACGCTCGCGCTCGCGATACCGTCGGCCGGGCTCGTGTTCGTGTCGAGCCTCGACGAGCTCACCGCGTTCACGGTCGACCTGCTGCTGCTGATTTATCTGGTCGTCGGGCTGGCCGCGCTCGCGAGCCGGTTCGTGCGCCGCGACGTCGAACATCATTACCGGATGCCGCTGTGGCCCGTGACGCCGCTCGTCGCGGTGGCGGGCGCCGCGTATACGCTTTACACGACGCTGGCGACCGCGACGAAACCGACCGACCTGATCATCATCGCGGGGCTGCTGGTCGCGGCGCTCGTGATGTACGTGGCCTGGGCGCGCCACAGCGAAGCGTTCCGCGCGCTCTGAGCACCGGATCGATACCTTGCGCCACCGATACACCGAACCATTGAAAAATCGAAAGACGGGAGGAATTGCATCATGCGCACGAGGGATCTCGGCATCCGCATCGGCCTCGGCACGCCGGGCCGCTTCAACGCGATCACGGACGTACCGGGTGTGCGGGTCGGACATTGCACGCTGAACGTCGAGAACGGCGACGCGTCGATCCGCACCGGCGTCACCGTGATCGAGCCGCGCGCGGGCGCCGCGCACGATTCGCCGTGCTTCGCGGGCGTGCACGTGCTGAACGGCAACGGCGACGCGACCGGGCTCGAATGGATTCGCGAAGCGGGCCTGCTGACGACGCCGATCGCCTATACGAACACCCACAGCGTCGGCGCGGTGCGCGACGCGCTCGTCGCGAACGAACGCGAAGCGGCGGCCGGCCGTGTGTACTGGTGCATGCCGGTCGTGATGGAAACCTACGACGGACTGCTGAACGACATCTGGGGGCAGCACGTGAGCGCCGCGCACGTGCTGCGCGCGCTGGCCGCCGCGCAGTCGGGGCCGGTCGCCGAAGGCGGCGTGGGCGGCGGTACGGGCATGATCTGCCACGAGTTCAAGGGCGGCATCGGCACCGCGTCGCGCGTGCTGGCGGACGATACGGGCGGCTGGACCGTCGGCGCGCTCGTGCAGGCGAACTACGGTGTGCGCGAGATGCTGCGCGTGGCCGGCTACCCGGTCGGCGAAGTGCTGCGGCATGTGCATTCGCCGTTCCGCGAAGCCGACGCGAAAGGCGAAGCCGGCATGGGTTCGATCGTCGTCACGATCGCGACCGACGCACCGTTGCTGCCGCATCAATGCACGCGTCTCGCGCAGCGCGCGAGCGTCGGGCTCGCCCGCGTCGGCGGCGGCACCGAGGATTCGAGCGGCGACATCTTCCTTGCGTTCGCCACCGGCAACGCCGGCTTGCCGGCGGTGAACTACGGCAGCAAGGGCGCGCCGACCACCGGCGTGCAAATGGTCAACAACGACCATATTTCCGCGCTGTTCGTCGCGGCGGCGGAAGCGGTGGAGGAGGCGATCGTGAATGCGCTGGTCGCGGGCGGCGACGTCGCATCGCGCGGGGCGCGGGTCGAAGGGCTCGGGCAGGCGCGCTTGCTGGATGCGTTGCGCGAAGTGGGTTGGCGGCCGGGGCGCGGCGCCTGAAACGGCAAGCGCCGCTTCAATCGAAGCGGCGTGGGGCGGGGCGGCGATGCGGCGATCGGCCGGACCGCCGTCCGCCCGCGCCTGTCACGCGTGCGGTGCGGGCCGTGGGGGCCGTGGGGGCGATATGGGCCGGGCCGTGACGACGCGGCGTCATGCTCAGCTGCCGAAGTAGATGTTGCAGAAGCTGACGGGGCCGACGCAGGCGTTCGGGTCTTCCTGCTTCGATTGCGCACGATCGACGCGGCCGGCGGCCTGGATCGCCTCGGCGCGGTTCGCCTGTTGCGGTGCGGCGTCTGCCGGCGCCGGCTGCGCGTGAGCGACGGCAGCGGTGAGCGACAGGGCAACGAGGGCGAGGTGCAGCGGCTTCATTTTGTTTCTCCTGGGTGAGTGCCAGTCTCGCTGGCAGTGAGGAAACTATAGGCTCGCACTGCTTAAAGATTAATCACCGCGGCTGTAGAGCTTATTTCCATCCGGAACAACGATCCCGTAGCGCGCGCACACATTCTTCAATGGCGGTGCCGGTTGAACGGCGCGTCCTTGTCCAGC
This is a stretch of genomic DNA from Burkholderia cenocepacia. It encodes these proteins:
- a CDS encoding P1 family peptidase, which codes for MRTRDLGIRIGLGTPGRFNAITDVPGVRVGHCTLNVENGDASIRTGVTVIEPRAGAAHDSPCFAGVHVLNGNGDATGLEWIREAGLLTTPIAYTNTHSVGAVRDALVANEREAAAGRVYWCMPVVMETYDGLLNDIWGQHVSAAHVLRALAAAQSGPVAEGGVGGGTGMICHEFKGGIGTASRVLADDTGGWTVGALVQANYGVREMLRVAGYPVGEVLRHVHSPFREADAKGEAGMGSIVVTIATDAPLLPHQCTRLAQRASVGLARVGGGTEDSSGDIFLAFATGNAGLPAVNYGSKGAPTTGVQMVNNDHISALFVAAAEAVEEAIVNALVAGGDVASRGARVEGLGQARLLDALREVGWRPGRGA
- a CDS encoding APC family permease, coding for MAMMSESTGSVQAAPATEDAPRALSQTLSVRDAVMITVSGVTPASSIFVIAPFAIQQAGSGAVLSFLLGGVLALAFALCYAELSAAHRSAGGEYVMAKRVFGTLPGYLTFITVLSVSVFIPAVLASGAAPYLNNALGTHFGNQSVALTIVLLSYLLGMLNIKTNAWITGAFLVVEIGVLMLIAGLGFGSPHRGAEVLIAPVVASGNALVPATLAAIVPAIGTAIFCYNGFGSAAYLAEDLRGGNRNVAKAVIYSLLVILVVELVPLTAIVLGAPSLTELTKSADPIGYVVRSLSNPAVSRVVSGGIFLSVFNAIIAIVITMGRLLYSSGRHALWSRTCNRAFSTIHPRLESPWLATLALAIPSAGLVFVSSLDELTAFTVDLLLLIYLVVGLAALASRFVRRDVEHHYRMPLWPVTPLVAVAGAAYTLYTTLATATKPTDLIIIAGLLVAALVMYVAWARHSEAFRAL